The genome window taaattaatacatcacattataagaatattagtaaaattTCCCTGtatttaggaatttatttgaggcatcaaaaatttctagaagttataaaaataggttttttggagaattttaattaaatattagcttatgatttttggatcaaatcaattaaaattgATTGCTAGTGAGTTTAGTTTGCTCAttaaaaacgtttagaatttttgaactattcttatatttataaataaaatcgagagttaaatgaaaaaaacaCAGGGACATTGACACGAGCGCTTGCACCGAGCGAGTCTGACCGGACGGAAACAAAATCGAAATCCGTTTCTACGGCACCTGGCTGGCACCAAACAGGCTATAAGCAAAAGCCGCACAGTCCACACCCTGCATCTTACCAAGTACGAATCCAAGCATAAGATTTGCCCCATAGGGCATGCGGTCAGTTTCTCCACATTTATAATCAGTAAAGCAAAACTTTACAGTCAGATGAGACCAGACATGAGAGCAAGACCTAGCATGTAGGCAAATGATCCTCTGCTCACTTCACGACTACGCTGCCACGTACACCCCCAAAGTCACTGGTGAACAAGATAGTGTCACATATACCTAGGCAATAGACTCGCACACAACACTGATCATTAAGGAAGCAGTACTGTTTGACTTGAGAAGTGCATTACTTATTAGACTACTTATTTGCAAATATGCAAAGAGAAGCTAAGCTAGTCATGTCACAGGAACAAAACAATCTGAAAAGCATCTGTACTATCTGCTACTATGCGGTGTCCATTTTTGCCGAGACGAAGTAATTAATATGGAACCGCTTATAGGATATTGAGCTGAAAAGTTCAATTACCTGCAGATATGAGAGCTCCCAGGGGTGGCCCAGTACCAGTAATGGAGTGGAGCTGCGACTCCACCGTCCTCAGGAACTCCTTGGCCTCCCGCAGCGGGCGGCTCAGCTCCTCCTTCCACGCCACAAGCAGCTCGCAGTACGATTCCTGATCACAATACAAACTTACATATAAAGAAACAGATTAACCCAACCCAGTAATACCCTTTCATGATCCCTAACCGTATACTACATCTAAAGATCCCAGGGAGGCAGGGAGTAGCATGTGCAGCTAATATATATACCATGAACTGGTCGAGCTCCGGGTCCGGCCCAGCGTGCGCGTCGCCCGCTCCCGCCCGCTGCCGCGCCTCCCGCTCACGTGCCGCCGCTGCGATCTCCTCAGCCGCCTCCGGGGGACAGACGACCTAAGAACACAAATGAACGCATATAAACATAGACCACAACATGCATCTGTGCTTGCAATTTCATATACTTGTGTAGTTTGTCTCGCGCGCATGCCTTGTGGCAGTCCAagaaggcggcgaggaggccgtgGTAGCGAGGGTGGGAGACGATCTTGGCCTTGACGGGGTCGAGGCCAAAGCGGCGACCGCCATGGTTACTGCCGCTAGACGCATGTATCACTGGTGCATCAACTTGAGCTCGAGGTCGAGCTCCACCGCTGGGATTTGAACTAGGGACGGTGTAGACTTGCACGGAGACTTTAGAAGAAGATGGCAATGatgaaggcggcggcggcggcggccacctTGCAGCACCCGGGTGGCCGCGGCCTCCAAGATCGGAGAGATCCACCATCAGCAGCTATAGCTAGGTTTCTTGATATCTgggtgaggaagaagagggagggaaagagagCAGAGAAGTGAAGAGTACAGCTAGCTAGGGCTAAGCATGGAGATTTGCTTACTACTTAGCTTAGATCTTGGAATTGGGGAATAAATAAAAGGCAAGGAGGGGGAACAGAAACAGTAGAGacgaaaaggaaaaggagccaCTGTGGCTTTGGAGTTGAGTGGCTGTCGCACAGAGATGAGATTGCATAGCGTAGGGTAGGGGGTGAGGGTGAAGtaggaaaagaaaggagaggagaggtctGGTAGCCGTCATGTCCGATGTCAAATCAGGTAAAGAGCCGGAGTGTGAATTTCATGGCTAGTGTTTTCACGGCGAAATGATGCTTGCTGTCTTTGGCCGTCCTTAGCCTTGACGGCCTGAAGTTTGCGAAGAGAAATTCCAAATTGAACTTTGAGGCATCATAAATTCATGTACGAGTAAACTTGTCGTATTTTGATAAGATCTCATTCCACAAGAATTCTGCAGGGACTTGTACGCAAATTGTACTATTTCATGTATAATCCTTACGTTCCCAAGGTGGTCTCTAGTTCCCACGGCAAGGTCTTCAAGATTTTCTGGGTGTTTTTTTTAAGTGACTGATAGTTTTTAAGACTAATTTGGATATTTTCTGTGGGTGAAAACGAATTAGCAATAAAAAATCACCGACCAATAATTCTTAGCAAAAGATCAGTATTGAGCATTTACTAAATAACACTTAGAAATTATccaaataaattagaaaatcaTCGACCATTTGAAAAAATTTCTAAAGAAGGGTAATAACCGTCGCTCATTCCCAAAAGTCACTCGAAAAATATTGGAGATCTTGTAGTGTCTATATTTTCAATGTGCACTATGTCAATGTTATTCAATCTTGGGATACATCGTTCTAAACAAGCACGGGTAAAAACGACTGAGTTTGGGTCCCTAGACATATGGGCGCATACAGAGCCGTTTAGGCGTGCAAGGCGCTTCCTAGTAGGGCAATAAGGTGCCCCTAGTTTGCTTGCTGCTTTAGAGGATATGGCTCAGTTCCGATGCAGGATGGGGGCACCCTTGGGCCTAGGGGTATCAGGCATATACCCTGTATTCTTCCACGGAGGTGTATTAGGCTTGCTTGTCCGAGGTAGGGACGTAGCTGAGTTAGCAATATCCCCACGATTGGCACTAATGTTGTTGTA of Phragmites australis chromosome 3, lpPhrAust1.1, whole genome shotgun sequence contains these proteins:
- the LOC133913212 gene encoding homeobox protein knotted-1-like 7, with amino-acid sequence MVDLSDLGGRGHPGAARWPPPPPPSSLPSSSKVSVQVYTVPSSNPSGGARPRAQVDAPVIHASSGSNHGGRRFGLDPVKAKIVSHPRYHGLLAAFLDCHKVVCPPEAAEEIAAAAREREARQRAGAGDAHAGPDPELDQFMESYCELLVAWKEELSRPLREAKEFLRTVESQLHSITGTGPPLGALISAEEKSGIDPSDDDQEEGSGMEAEEALGIDPRSDDKELKRHLLKKYSGYLGSLRKELCKKRKSGKLPKEARQKLLTWWELHYRWPYPTEMEKMALAESTGLEQKQINNWFINQRKRHWKPSEEMQFAVMDAFHQAPQNAAAALYVDARLVGATPAMVYARPDHGAHGLWHS